DNA sequence from the Spirochaetota bacterium genome:
AAAGGTAGAAGATATTAAATTGTTAGCTATATTGAATTTTTATACTATGATATTTTGAGGCGTTTTGGCTATTTTTATTTACAGTGAAGAGGAGATAAAGCGAGTTGAGGATGCATGCAGAATAACTGCTGCCGTTCTAGATGAGGTTGGTAAGCATGTTGCAGAAGGCATCAGTACTTATGAGCTTGACAGAATTGCAAGGGATCTAATAAGAAAGCATAAAGCAATACCAGCGTTTTTAGGCTACAAAGGGTATCCGGCAGCTATCTGTACATCAATAAATGAAGTAGTAGTTCATGGTATACCCAGTAAAGGACAAATATTAAAAAAAGGCGATATAGTTGGAATTGATATAGGTGTACAGTTTAATGGTTATTTTGGTGATGCAGCAAAAACGTTTATTGTTGGTAAGGTTGGCAATAACGTAAAAAAATTGCTTGAAGTTACAAAGGAAGCGCTTGAACGTGGTATTTTGCAGTGTAAGGATGGAAATCATCTTACTGATATATCGCATGCTATTGAATCACATGTAGTGCAGTATGGATTTCAACCTGTTCATGAGTTTGTGGGTCATGGCATTGGAAGGAATTTACACGAAGAACCTTCTATCCCAAACTTTGGAAAACCAGGCAAAGGTCCTGTTATAAAAACAGGAATGATTTTTGCCATTGAACCTATGATAAATGAAGGAACATATCAGGTTGAAATTTTAGAAGACGGATGGACAGCAGTAACTAAGGACAGAAAGTTTTCAGCGCACTTTGAACATACTGTTGCTGTTGTAAATGGAAGTCCTAAAATTTTAACACATATTTAAATTTACTGTATGAGGAGTTTTAATACGGATGGCCAAAGAAGAACCAATTGAAGTTGAAGGTGAAGTAGTTGAAGCCCTTCCTAATGCAATGTTCAGGGTCAAATTAGATAATGGTCATATAGTATTGGCTCACATCTCTGGAAAAATGAGAATGCATTATATACGCATTTTGCCGGGTGACAGGGTAACAGTGGAACTGTCGCCGTATGATCTAAGCAGAGGCAGAATAACCTATAGATCCAAATGACAGCTAATGATTGAATTGAGGTATTACTATGAAAGTCAGAGTTTCGGTTAAAAGAATTTGCAGTGATTGCAAAGTAATCAAACGTCATGGCGTTGTACGTGTGATATGTAAAAATCCACGTCATAAACAGCGACAAAAGAAAAGAACAGTGAAATAATAGAAAGTAGAGGTATATATGGCACGAATTGCAGGTGTTGATTTACCAAATAATAACCGTGTTGAAGTAGCGCTTACGTATATTTTTGGAATTGGTCTTTCGTCTTCAAAGAAAATTTTAGAGGAAGCAAAAGTTAATCCTGATACCAGAGTAAAAGATCTTACCGATGAAGAAATTAATCAATTAAGAAAGATCATTGAAAAAAGCTATAAGGTAGAAGGTGATTTGCGTACTCAGATTGCAATGGATATCAAACGGCTTATGGATATAGGTTGTTACAGAGGCATACGGCATAGGCGAGGATTGCCGGTACGAGGCCAGAATACAAAAAATAATGCTCGTACCCGCAAAGGAAATAGAAAAGTATCTGTTGGAAGCAAAAAGAAGAAATAGTAAGCAAAGATAGAGGTGTACAGTGAAGCAAAAAAGAACTAAGAAACAGGAAAAGAAGAATATACCGGTTGGCAAGGCGTATATTCAGGCTACGTATAATAATACTATTATTACAATTACTGATATGCAGGGCAATGTAGTATCATGGGCAACAGCAGGAGGTGAAGGTTTCAGAGGTTCACGAAAATCCACACCTTTTGCTGCACAGATGGCTGCTAAAGCTGCTGCACAGAAAGCAATGGACAATGCAAATATGAGAACCGTTGAGGTATATGTGAAGGGACCTGGTATTGGACGTGAAGCAGCAATTCGTTCATTATATCAGGCGGGTCTTAATATCTCAAAGATTAAAGATATTACACCTATACCCCATAATGGGTGCCGACCACGTAAACGAAGAAGAGTATAATGTGAGGGTTTAGTTTATGGCAAAGTATACAGGGCCTTTATGTAAATTATGTAGAAGAGAAATGACCCCTTTAATGCTGAAAGGGAGGCGATGCTTAACCGATAAATGTGCTATAAAGCATAAGAAATATCCCCCAGGACCTCCCCGTAAACGGAGAACCAAATTGTCGGATTATGGAGTACAGTTACGAGAAAAGCAGAAGATAAAACGCAGCTACATGCTGTTAGAAGCTCAGTTTAAACGTGTATTTGAAGAGGCCACACGGCTTAAAGGAGTAACTGGCGAGAATATGCTAGTATTGCTTGAAAGGAGGCTTGATAATGTTATTTACAGGTTGGGTTTTGCTTCTTCACGTTTACAGGCACGCCAGTTTGTTCAGCATGGCCATGTGTTAGTGAATGGAAAGCGCGTAGATATTCCATCGTATCTAATTAAAGTCAATGATATAGTTGAAATAAGGGAAGATTTTAAAACTAACACAATGCTGGAAGATGCTATAAAATTATCCAAAGCAGTAGGATCAGTTCCTCAGTGGTTAGAAGTTGACTATGATAAAAGAAGTGGCAAAATTATACGGTTACCTGAGCGCAAAGATATTGAGCCTATATTTAATGAACAGGTGGTTGTTGAGTTATATTCTAAGTAAGTAGTGCGGTTAAGTACGTGTTTATTTATTGGAGGTAATAATGTCCCATAAAAACCTATTGAAAGGTTTTCGAAGACCATCGAAAATTGTTTTTGAACATGATGAAGTTGATCAAAACTATGGAAGATTCATTGCTGAACCTTTTGAACGAGGGTATGGTTTAACGATAGGAAATTCTTTACGCCGTGTGTTATTATCATCGATTGAAGGTGCTGCTATTACTGCAGTTAAAATACAGGGTGTCCCTCATGAATTTACTGCTATTGATGGTGTAGTAGAAGATGTAACGCGAATTATTTTGAATTTGAAAAAGTTGCGATTTAAGTACGATAGCGAATTGCCAAAGGTATTGCATATTGTCAAAGATGGTGAAGCCGAGCTCACAGGAGCAGATTTTGCAATAGATAGTGATGTGGAAGTAATGAATCCTGAAACCCATATAGCAACTATTGAGCATGGTGGCAGGATTGACATGGAAGTGCAGATTGAACGTGGCAGAGGATATTTACCGGGGGAAATTAGCAAGTCCAATGTAGAAACGATTGGAGTAATTCCTATAGATGCTATTTTTTCTCCAATTCGAAA
Encoded proteins:
- the map gene encoding type I methionyl aminopeptidase, yielding MAIFIYSEEEIKRVEDACRITAAVLDEVGKHVAEGISTYELDRIARDLIRKHKAIPAFLGYKGYPAAICTSINEVVVHGIPSKGQILKKGDIVGIDIGVQFNGYFGDAAKTFIVGKVGNNVKKLLEVTKEALERGILQCKDGNHLTDISHAIESHVVQYGFQPVHEFVGHGIGRNLHEEPSIPNFGKPGKGPVIKTGMIFAIEPMINEGTYQVEILEDGWTAVTKDRKFSAHFEHTVAVVNGSPKILTHI
- the infA gene encoding translation initiation factor IF-1; the protein is MAKEEPIEVEGEVVEALPNAMFRVKLDNGHIVLAHISGKMRMHYIRILPGDRVTVELSPYDLSRGRITYRSK
- the rpmJ gene encoding 50S ribosomal protein L36; amino-acid sequence: MKVRVSVKRICSDCKVIKRHGVVRVICKNPRHKQRQKKRTVK
- the rpsM gene encoding 30S ribosomal protein S13 — translated: MARIAGVDLPNNNRVEVALTYIFGIGLSSSKKILEEAKVNPDTRVKDLTDEEINQLRKIIEKSYKVEGDLRTQIAMDIKRLMDIGCYRGIRHRRGLPVRGQNTKNNARTRKGNRKVSVGSKKKK
- the rpsK gene encoding 30S ribosomal protein S11, yielding MKQKRTKKQEKKNIPVGKAYIQATYNNTIITITDMQGNVVSWATAGGEGFRGSRKSTPFAAQMAAKAAAQKAMDNANMRTVEVYVKGPGIGREAAIRSLYQAGLNISKIKDITPIPHNGCRPRKRRRV
- the rpsD gene encoding 30S ribosomal protein S4; amino-acid sequence: MAKYTGPLCKLCRREMTPLMLKGRRCLTDKCAIKHKKYPPGPPRKRRTKLSDYGVQLREKQKIKRSYMLLEAQFKRVFEEATRLKGVTGENMLVLLERRLDNVIYRLGFASSRLQARQFVQHGHVLVNGKRVDIPSYLIKVNDIVEIREDFKTNTMLEDAIKLSKAVGSVPQWLEVDYDKRSGKIIRLPERKDIEPIFNEQVVVELYSK
- a CDS encoding DNA-directed RNA polymerase subunit alpha, with the translated sequence MSHKNLLKGFRRPSKIVFEHDEVDQNYGRFIAEPFERGYGLTIGNSLRRVLLSSIEGAAITAVKIQGVPHEFTAIDGVVEDVTRIILNLKKLRFKYDSELPKVLHIVKDGEAELTGADFAIDSDVEVMNPETHIATIEHGGRIDMEVQIERGRGYLPGEISKSNVETIGVIPIDAIFSPIRKVNIKVEDTRVGQRTDYDKLIIEIWTDGSIKPEDALAQAAKIIKDHMTIFINFEEEVEEEEVAVDESHDKLKVILAKSIDELEFSVRAYNTLKSLELNTLADVVRKTEDELKKSKHFSEQVLAEIKKKLEEHHLSLGIKD